The sequence AAAAGAGATCAAGTCACCTGACTTTGTTTATTGCAGCTTCAATGACTTAAATAGATTAGCAATACATTCCGGTTGTGATTCTTTCAACAAAAGGGTCTCATATAAAGTCATGATGTTCAAACATAAGCCAACAGTCTAGTGTTGTGTGCATACTGTATGGGCATTCTTTGGGTGGTGGGTGTACGTGTATATTCTTGCTGCAGTCTGTAGCCCCCCTCCTCCTGCCCGTACCAAAACCCTGCAGTCTTTATCTGATGGGCGGGAAGGTGCATTCCACACATTCCACTGTCTGCCTCAGAGAGAAAGCAGCcagggaaacagaggagggtggcagaggagatggggaggCATGTGATGGAGGGCAAGGTCAAAAGAGGGATGATTTGtaatagggttgcaaaattccaggaactttgaaagaattccctggttttccataAATCCTGTTTGGAGGATTCTGGATTTCTTGCTTGTTCCCACCTGACTCCGGGAAACCTCAAACCGGGATTTCGGGAAAAaaaagggaatttattgaaagttatAAAAGTAGCAAAATATGAAAAGAAAacaaaatacactgaacaaaaatataaaaatgcagtgttagtcccatgtttcatgagctgaaaaataaaagatcccagaaatgtaccatatgcacaaaaagcttatttctctcaaatgttctgCATACAttcgtttacatccctgttagtgagcatttttacTTCACCAAGACAATCGATACACCTGCCAGGTTTGGCATAACAagcggattaaacagcatgatcattacaaaggtgcaccttgtgctggggacaataaaaggccactctaaactgtgcagttgtgtcacaacacaatgccacgttttgagagagcgtgcaattggcatgccgactgcaggaaggtccaccagggctgttgccagagaattgaatcttAATTTATCTACTATAAAGCTGTCGtaatagagaatttggcagtacgtccaagcAGCCTagcaactgcagaccacgtgtaaccacgccatgccaggacctccacatccggctgatgaaactgtgggtttgcacaaccgaagagtttctgcacaaactgtcagaacccGTTTACGGGAagttggggttatggtatgagcagaCATAAGCCACCCAACAACGAACAAAATTGCATTTcgtcgatggcaatttgaatgcacagagattccgcgacaagatcctgaggcccattgtcatgccattcatccgccgccatcacctcatgtttcaacatgataatgcacagccccatgtcacaaggatctgtacacaattcctggaagctggaaatgcacagccccatgtcgcaaggatctgtacacaattcctggaagctggaaatgcacagccccatgtcgcaaggatctgtacacaattcctggaagctggaaatgcacagccccatgtcgcaaggatctgtacacaattcctggaagctggaaatgcacagccccatgtcgcaaggatctgtacacaattcctggaagctggaaatgcacagccccatgtcgcaaggatctgtacacaattcctggaagctggaaatgcacagccccatgtcgcaaggatctgtacacaattccaggaagctggaaatgcacagccccatgtcgcaaggatctgtacacaattcctggaagctggaaatgcacagccccatgtcgcaaggatctgtacacaattcctggaaactggaaatgcacagccccatgtcgcaaggatctgtacacaattcctggaagctggaaACGTCCCAGTTtttcctgcatactcaccagacatgtcacccatgagcatgtttgagatgctctggatcaacgtgtatgacagcatgttccagttcccaccaatatccagtaacgtcgcacagccattgaagaggagtgggataacattccacaatcaactctatgcaaaggagatgtgtcgtgctgcatgaggcaaatggtggtcacaccagatactgactggttctgtgACCAACAGAAGCATATCTGGATCCCCAGTCATGTGACATCCATAGCTTAGGGCATAATTTATTtcaaattgactgattttcttataatgaactgtaactcagtaaaatatttcaaattgttgcatttatatttttgttcagtgtataatgtTTTGTAATACAGGATATGATTGGCCAGACAGAAACCATCATTCAATCAGTTGTACAACCACATGTTTCCAGCTAAGAGaagaaaaaatataaatacatttgtcaGTTTAAAAACAATGAAAGTACTATGCTATAATTAGATAATAACAATAGGGCCAGATCAAAAAGTACAATATACTTGAGTCCAGGATAAGAGAGATGCCAATGTTTTTATTACCCATGGCAGGCCCAGGGAGCCATGCTTCCCAGGcgggcaggcagcaggcagcccGGACTGGCCAGTTCATCTTTTCATCTGACACATTGGATACAGTGATGGGCCACCAGGGTTCACAGCTCACATGTTAATAGCTGGGGGGCAGAGAGCAGAGCTGGCCAGAGCCACATGTAGGAAGAAACACTATCCCAACGGGCCTACCCAACATGATATTTATACCAATCAGGAGAGACTGGGgccagagaggggtggagggagagataccAGAGAAGAATAGGGGGCGGGGGGGTTACACCACAGAGagagtaggggggggggggggaacagtgAGCTTAGACATACTGAAGGGAGCAGGGACAGAGTGGTGTGGTGCTtcagagaaagacagaaggaTCTTGAAGCAAGATCGGGTCAGTGGCTTCAAAAGAAACATCACTAAAAATACCCGCCCAAGCAGCTCCATATCCGAAAGATGACACTCCCTGAAGAGAGCGCTGGACCAAAATAAAAGCGCTTCCCTACAAGTCAGTAAATCAGACGACAGCGAAATCTAAAGACCATTCTGACACAGACAGTCACACTGTCTGAGGACAGAGATTCGCTtcggaatacctgggataggattaagtaatccttctaacccccccaaaaaaaaaagatatagatgtactattgtaaagtggttgttccactggatatcataaggtgaatgcaccaatttgtaagtcgctctggataagagcgtctgctaaatgacgtaaatgtaaatgaggaCAAACTCACACCAACAGATGTGAGATCGAGCAGCTACTGTGAATTCAGAGTAAGCGTCTGTTGGGGGCAGGGGTGTGAAAACATCAAGAATTGACTGTTTGGTTTCTCTTCTCAATGTTCAGCTCTGAATCACACCAACCAAACTCCAAAAACAGCCAGCCAACTTCCTTGTACTGCGGCCCTGTGGAGACCTCCACAGAGCCGAGTGCCACAGCCACACTGAGCTCTTTGAACAACATGCCCTGGGGTGTCCCAGCCTGAGTAATGTGGGAAAAATCCAGCGCAAACTGATTCCTGCTCCATTAATCTGACCCATCAGGAACTTAATCAACACTGTTCTCAGAGCCAAGAAACAAGGCCagagtgagaggggggaagagagtgaCAAGAGGGAAACAGCTTAGGAAATAAAGGCGAGGGAGAGGGGACAACGACTGACTTTTATTGGTCAAAAACACATCCTTAACAGCGGTGGCAGAGCCTGTATCTCCTGCTGCGTTTCCTGAACCCCTGAATGCTGATTCTGCTCATTGTTTTCTTCTCCGTTTCCTCGGGATGTGAGGCAGGGTCTGTTGCCTAAGCGATGAGGTCAGCCATGCAGCTCCCCTCCCCAGACTCAGAACAGGATGGGTGTGGACAGAGCACAAGGACTGGACTAATTTACAGAGAAGACCATCCCATTAGTACAGAAAGCAGGCCCACTCAAACACACTGGAGTGGTATGCATACAGTCAGTAACACTACAGGTCCCTAGGGGTGATGACTAGCCTGGAACACTTCCTCACTGCTGACACACTGAAATACATTATCTCATTAAGGATCAACTGCCAAAGTTGTAAGGATGGCTATGTGTCTAACTTAAAGTGCGGCTGGTAAAACATGGTAAACATTTAGAATCACCCCATTTAACATCCTCTCTTGAACTAGGGAATATTTTCATTTTTCTATAAGGTAATCAACTAATGCAGTCCACGTCTCCTCAAAGAGGATCATTGTTCAACAGATTGCAACATTGCCTCTCCTATAGTGTTGTCCTCTTGACCTGCTGCCAAcctacacaccacccacacactgcACTCTATCCTGATGACCAGTCATAACATAACCGAAGGCTGCTTCAGCCCACTGGGTCAGTCAGCCAATCTGTGTGTTCCCCCAGCACTGAGTCTGAATTTCACAGGCTCCTGAGGAATTTACAGAGAGGAGAGTGGTGACTTCACACATCCAACACACCAGTAAGATAGGCCATCTGACACTGACTGGCACTGTGTGGGTAAAGAGTCATCAGGATGAAGGCTCAGCTGCACTGCAGCCAAATCAGTAATGGTTCTGGGCCTGGCCACCACCTGATCAGAGCAGCGTGAGATGGGTCGGAGTCTCCGGAACGTTCACAGGTCTCGTCTAACCTAGGGTTACTCACACGGCACTACAGAAACCCCCCTTGAAATGGGGACATATGTAGTACACTGAgccaggtagagaggaggggatgggatgATTGGGTTATGCAGCAGTAGATCATCCATGCAGAGACCAGGGAATAGGGTTTTACTAGAAGGACGTAGTAGGACTGACTGAGGGTCCCTGTTTGTAAAGAGCCCTCTATTTATTTACAGGGCCAGTGGAAACGGAGTGGTGGGAGGAGGTGAGCCGTGACCCAGTGAGTATTTGGCCTTCGACCCTGACAAACAATGATGTTAGACATTCCACAGcagcctctccccctccctcaggcCTGGCTTCCCGACTTAAGTGAGACGGCAGGCTCTCCCTCAGTTAACAATCAGTCCTTTCACTGGGCCAGAGCGGCTAATGAGCCCTGGAGGTATTCTCAGGTCAGGCCAAGCTCAAAATATGGCTCCTCATCCCTCTACTTAAACAAGCCAAAAACATATCGCTGAAACTCAACATAGGCTAATTCAAATAGCTACTGGACTATTTTTTTATGAAGATTAGTTTATTGTCCATTTTCTTAGAGAGAATGAAAATGTGTATCACTTGATCAGTTCAATCAACTGAGACGCTGGCCCACATCCTGAGGAATTGAAAGCACAGGAGAGAGAGTCATGCTTTGGTCGCTGGACTGCCTCTAGCCTCTTGGCTACATGCCACCACCCTTCTGTGCATGAAGATGAAAGCAATTGCATTTATTCAATAACACACTTTCTAATCTGGGAAGGTTTAGTGAATTGGCCACCTGATGAaatctataaacacacacatacatacatacatacatacatacatacatacatacatacatacatacatacacacacacacacactttttgatTTCTAAGTGTAGTGCCAGAGGTCAAGGGTCAGTGAACTATAACAGTTGACTGGTCAGCTATCTTGTCACGGAAAATAGACTGATGGGTAAATGGTGGCATTGGGGGGTGACCTATCCGCCAGCATGATCAACCAGACACTTGGTGCCTAAAATGCACTGATGCATGTAACCATGGAATATGATCTGTGTGCAAGTATGAACGGTGCAGGTTGGTATATTGCAGGTTTGGCTATTTGAGGTATGCCGGTTCCAAGTGTTTCTTTGTGTAAATATCTCTGGTGCATTTCCGTGTGAAAAAGTGCTCTATTCTTTTGAAGACCCATATTACTCCAGGTCTGTAGGTGGCTACTCTGTCTGAGTATGTACTCTAAACATTAGGCTTTGGACAGGGGTCACGAGACCCATAAAATAGGCCTACTACTTCCACCATAGGACTACCACTACAAATAAGAGATCAGCTAGTCGGGATCCATGGGACGTCATTCCCAAAACCAGGGTCCCCTGATAGCATGGACCATCTAAGTAGGCACCCAACAATTATATAATAACTATTTACTTTCACCTCAGGTATGCCATGAGAAGGTAGCAAGTCAGGTAGCAAGTCTGCTAATTACAGCATTTGGGAGAGCTTCCATCCTGCCTGTTAAGGAGGCACAACATATACTTACACCTCATTGCCTCTAACAAGTCAGACTTTTCCCTTTCCATATTTGACACACAAGAAACGACAATGGGCGTGATGATAAAAATTAAAGAGGGATAGACATACACTATTTGTCATGTAATTTCACGTGTTTCTTATATGGAGCTGGTGTCGCCATTTAGAACGTTTGGATAACATGGCATGACTAACACTGAACCTAAAGGCTATAGTGTACCGTGTTACTGTGGACAACTTCAAAGCACCTATATGAACTGTAATGAGACGAACGTTTTAGTGCAAAACAAAACGCGGATAACTTTGCGGCCTATGAGGGTAAAGACAATTAATATGGGTGGTGCTGGAACCTCGTTTCCATATAAACAAACGATGTTGATACATCATCGGACAGACTTATGCCAAAGTGTTATCTAAAATAAAGTTAATCATTTATGCAAGAGTTAACCATTGTCATTGTTCCATTCAAAGATGAAAAACCTGACATGAAAAGTGGATAAACGGGGTTAAATTCGAAGCTATTGAATGTAGTTTAGCCTACACTTTTGTCTGTTGAGATCAGATATTAAAACAAATCTCTTAGCCGTCGATTATCCCAAGATCTTGGAGGAAATCCCCGCTTCCTTGAAATACATGACTTTTTCTCAACCCATACTTTCCGCTATGCTGAATGGAAAACGGCTGAGATGAGAAAAGGACACGGTATGAAATTTACCTAAATCGTCCATACTTCCAGCGTTGGCTTCACCAGTGAAAAGTTCCTGTAAAGGTTTAACAACTTTTCGGCGTCCGTGGTTTCCTTTCAAAATCTCAATAGTTTACTCTGCTGAAGTACGTTGTGAAGTACAGTACAGGACCGAGCTGCGATGTGCATGTGTACTTCACATCGACGCGCATTTATATATCCTACGCAACAGCCGACATGAAAGTCAACTTAGCAGGCGTGAAAGAACCCGGGCCGTGTGAAGGACTTTCCTTTCATAAAGGGCGGCCTCTAGCGAGGGATAACAGCCTACTGTAGCAGACAAGCGCGACTGATGAAACACTGTTACAAATACATAACGTACTGCAGCTACTCCTACCTATATTGTTATTATATGCATAGTAGCCTATTAATTGGACCTTACAAGGCAGTGTGGAGGTAAATCCCAcatattttcatacatttttttttttcttcaggtaGGGTTTTTCCCCCTCCAATTTGTGAAAAAAGTAATCCTAACACAAGTACGTGTAAGAAAACTCTTGAAGAACGTGTCAGAGAGACTAAATCAGAAGAAGCCATGGAAAGGTTGAATAGCTTTAATATACAGTTACCATACAAAATACACTTGTATTTCAATCATCAGCTGACAGAAGTTTCATAATGTACTGACTCACTGACCACATAGCTGAATGTAAATTGCATTTGGATTCCAGAAATTGCAAGAAAGACATTTTTAATCATTCTCACTTCCCCATTTAGACCCGATCCACAGCCTGCTCAACCTCTACCCTCTAGAACAGAGgtttcaaactcattccacagaggacagtgtctgcaggtttttagTTTCAATTATGCCCTAGACAACCAggcgaggggagttccttactaattagtgaccttaattcatcaatcaagcacAAGGGAGGAGCagaaacccgcagacactcggcccacCGTAGAATGAGCTCAACACGCGctctagaaggcggagacagtacaggtgcatcaaagctgggaccgagagactgaaaaacagcttctatctccaggccatcagcccggtaccctgccctgaacgttacgacactgtcactagccggctaccacccggtactctaccctgcacgtTAAAGACTGCAGCCCTATGCACATAGTcactgaacactggtcactttaacaatgtttacatactgtattctagtcatggctcatcctatataactactgctgtacacacctttctattcatatactgtctatacagaTATTTTACAGTTGCAGCCAAATATACATTGGCATCCTTGGACTTTCCTTAAATTATTCCCCATTTCAGATCTGGACTTTGCTGGCCACTCCAGAACAGTCCAGCATCTTTTCTTGAACCATTTCTGGGTGCTTTTtgttgtgtgtttggggtcattgcccTGCTGGAAGACCCACAACCTTCAATGCAGAGACAGCTTTTGGATGCTGGGTTGTACACTGGACTCCAAAACACCTGATAATCTGCTGATTTTATGATGCCTGCACGTTCAAGGTCCCCAGTACCTGAGGCAGCAAAGCGACCCCACAGAACCATCAGACCTCACTCATCTTTGATTGTAGAGTTCTTTTCATTGAATGCTTCATTTGGTTGTCAGTAAAAACACCACAGAACATTTTCCCCAGGATTTTGCCTTGTTTGGAGAAGTTCCACCAGGCTTTCTTGTCTCCCAGCAGTCGTGTCTTACTGTGTTTACCAATGACCAAAGCATTCAAAGAAAACAACACCCTACAATCAAAAATTGGGGAGGTTCGAAAAAtgctgtggggttgctttgctgcctaGGAAACTGGGGGCCTTGAATGTGTGCAAGACATCATGTAATGAGCAGATTACCAAGGTCCAATAATAATCATCCAGTGTCCAAAAAAAATCTCTCTGTTAAAGGTTGTGGGCCTTATAGAaggacaacaaccccaaacacacatcaaaaGTACCCAGGAATGGTTCAAGAAGAGTTGCTGGGCTGctcagggcccggtttcccaaaagcatcttaaggttaAGTTCATAGCTAGAACTTtcgtaggagcatcgttaaaatctctgagcagtttcccaaaaccatcgttaTTAACGTTGCATTTAAAACACTCGTAATCTaatgcctgcctcagaccactcgcaGGACCGCTAAGTTTGTCAGACGCTTTTTTGCCCTCCCGTtatacagaggatctctgctaaACCTTAAATCCCATGGTTTATCCGTCGCTCTGTAACCACCGATAACTTCAGAACAacgttgactacaaatacaaagttgccaatgtctttgcgaTTGATACAAACAATGGACATATAGAAAGATGCTTCACATTACAACCAAGATGACTGCATCCCAATagaaatacactaggctataggCCTCTTTCAATCATATTCAAATACATTCCATGTTCAATTAATTCACTTCTATTTTGCTACTTGTACACTACTGTCCATTTTTTCCCTCAATATATTTaatgatgtgccaaatcttgatttagtgcattattatAGGGTGAGCATTAGAATAAGCCTCAATATTTGTAGCCTTAGGTGATATGTCTCCTAAGAGCTGATCCGTtgtcagtattgtggaataattctaatgttaaggtCAGATTTGAATGGAGAATTCTGATCCGAGAGCAGCGTTACCTTTTCTTTTGATTCTATCAGTATCGTCACATGCCTCAACGATGCACTTAGTGAGCGTTCTCTctgcgtggtgttttgggaaactcATGTTACGTCTGGGACCGTTGTAGGTAAGATGCATCGTTAATATACTCGTAAGCCTAAGTTCCatcgggaaaccgggccctggagTGGCCCTGTGAAAAGAAAAGATCTGAATCACATCCATAACCTATGGCGAGAGCTGAAAACAACAGATGGTGGAGGGCACCCCTCAAACATTGAAGAATTAGAGCAGTTTGCTGCTGAAGAGTGGGCAAATGTGCTAGTAGGAAGGTGCAGCAAGCTCATTGATAACTGTCAACTATGCTTATTGTAGCTATCTGGGCCTAGGGCAGTGAAACCAAGTACTAGCTCCAGGATGCCAATCATTTTGTCCATGCGTCTTTATTTTCTAAATTACAATTGTAAACTTAAGTTAACAAAAATAAAAttggttctgcaatgttgaaaTCCAATAACAAGGTGTGGATATCTGTGTACAAGACCAATAACTTTGATTTGAGTGGCTGACAAGGGAAAACGCTGGCCACTCTTTCATTAGAGGCAACGTAACATCCCTACTTCAACTCCAAGCTGAACCTTTAAAACAACTCAACATCTGGTTGTGTCATCTTGGGTCACTCATTTCAAAGTGTCACTTAACAGAAACAGTGGTGGTGATCCTGAGATGTTCTGCCTATTCACCTCTCAGAAGTCCACAGCCTTgagcttcctctcctctttctgggTCAGAGGCTGCTGTGAGAGGATCTTCTCGTGGAGACGGTGGTGCTTTCCGATTCCTAGTCTGGGCAGGCCGCGGTTCAGGCCCTCCAGCAGCACACAGGACTTACACAGAGCCTGGCTGGAGATGTAGCCACAGCGGCCGCAGGTCCCCTGAACGGGCATCTTCACACCCTCCCTCACTGACAGGTTCTCCCCAGAGTGGATGACGTCCATGATGGCGCTGGGCCGCACAGCCTCCAGGTCTTTCAGGAAGGTGCGGGCGTGGCCTCTGTAAGCGTTGGGGGAGTAGATGCACTCTGTGGAGAAGTAGTCCAGCTTCTTGAAGTAGGCGTAGAGGACAATCTCCTTCTCGTAGGCGTATTTGAGGGGCTTGCAGCGTGGCACCACCCCCTCGCCCTCGCTGGCTGTGCTGATAGCAGTGCAGCGACGCAGACGGGCGATGTCTCCTCGGAGAACATTCATCAGAACTGTCTCTGCCACATCGTCAGCGTTGTGACCTGAGAACAGaatcagacacacacaggaagagCATTTTAAAATGAGTCCCTCCAGGATTTCACAGTGATTTGTTGTGATAGTCGCAGGCCAAAATGCTTGATTTTGCTGAGGCAATGATTACATTTTGCACGGCAATTTGTGCTAGTTTGATCGAATTTGTCACGAAAACGCACTGACGAAGTTGACGTGTTGCTTGATCAAACCATTTTATGCTGTAAAAGTATAAAATGGTTGATGGGTTAAAATTGAGAGCCCCTTTTTGTAGTGCGCTGATGGAAGAATCGCAAAATCCCAGAGGGACTATTTGAAAAAGTCCACCTCATCTAAAATAAGAGATGAAATAAGTTTGATCAATGAGAATACTTTTGTTATATATTACCTGTACAAATCTTATCAACCTTCAGCATCAT comes from Salmo salar chromosome ssa20, Ssal_v3.1, whole genome shotgun sequence and encodes:
- the ctu1 gene encoding cytoplasmic tRNA 2-thiolation protein 1; protein product: MPVLCSSCAEKRAVLKRPKTAHSLCKECFFWAFEEEVHQTIVSAQLFKHGETVGIGASGGKDSTVLAHVMKVLNERYNYGLKLLLLSVDEGITGYRDDSLETVKRNQQQYELPLKIVSYEELYGWTMDAIVKQVGLKNNCTFCGVFRRQALDRGAMMLKVDKICTGHNADDVAETVLMNVLRGDIARLRRCTAISTASEGEGVVPRCKPLKYAYEKEIVLYAYFKKLDYFSTECIYSPNAYRGHARTFLKDLEAVRPSAIMDVIHSGENLSVREGVKMPVQGTCGRCGYISSQALCKSCVLLEGLNRGLPRLGIGKHHRLHEKILSQQPLTQKEERKLKAVDF